The following proteins are co-located in the Bordetella bronchialis genome:
- a CDS encoding proteasome-type protease: MTYCVAARLHAGLVFLADSRTNAGVDQISVFRKLNVFERPGERVMVLMTSGNLAISQSVVNMLAMHDSADPGSIWNAPNMFEATRIVGDAIREVHRRDAEALHEQGVEFNITLIFGGQIGRERCRLFQIYSAGNFIEAHAECPYFQIGESKYGKPILDRVLEPGTTLDEAAKCALISMDSTLRSNISVGLPLDLLVYEANSLRVTRFANIDEHNAYFQMIRNSWGERLRQVFAEIEDPAWTNPCSPDSLVPPGRIHQPVRVLPGSAEPTEVAPVQALAEGREPSQPG; encoded by the coding sequence ATGACTTACTGTGTCGCGGCCCGCCTGCATGCGGGATTGGTTTTCCTGGCGGATTCACGCACCAACGCGGGCGTGGACCAGATCAGCGTATTCCGCAAGCTGAACGTGTTCGAGCGTCCCGGCGAGCGCGTCATGGTGCTGATGACGTCCGGCAACCTGGCCATCAGCCAGTCGGTCGTCAATATGCTGGCCATGCACGACAGCGCCGACCCCGGTTCCATCTGGAACGCCCCCAATATGTTCGAGGCCACGCGCATCGTGGGCGATGCCATCCGAGAGGTACATCGCCGCGACGCCGAAGCGCTGCACGAGCAAGGCGTGGAATTCAATATCACGCTGATCTTCGGCGGGCAGATCGGGCGCGAGCGCTGCCGCCTGTTCCAGATCTATTCGGCGGGCAACTTCATCGAGGCCCACGCGGAATGCCCCTACTTCCAGATCGGCGAGTCCAAATACGGCAAGCCCATCCTGGACCGCGTGCTGGAACCCGGCACCACGCTGGACGAGGCCGCCAAGTGCGCGCTGATCTCCATGGATTCCACCCTGCGTTCGAATATCTCGGTAGGGCTGCCGCTGGACCTGCTCGTGTACGAGGCCAATTCGCTGCGCGTCACGCGTTTCGCCAATATCGACGAGCACAACGCCTACTTCCAGATGATACGCAACAGCTGGGGCGAAAGACTGCGCCAGGTTTTCGCGGAAATCGAAGACCCGGCCTGGACCAATCCGTGCTCGCCCGACAGCCTGGTACCCCCCGGCCGCATCCATCAGCCGGTACGCGTCCTGCCGGGCAGCGCCGAACCCACCGAAGTCGCCCCGGTCCAGGCGCTGGCCGAAGGCCGGGAGCCCTCGCAGCCCGGCTGA
- a CDS encoding CDP-diacylglycerol diphosphatase: MQARNLPIVAMFLLAAMLPALPAGAAPQAAVRPVPGPGWTVQESRGVLWRVVRQCVRTAQHRGVPAQDKDDGARPAGAADGTEAPPGPYAAPDVSRPNACARVDVPGGYMVLKDHSPGKPYAFLLLPTDPVTGIEDSRLWVTGGPNYWRAAYENRGYVEKVLKRPLHRTQFGFAANSIYGRSQDQLHIHITCLRLDVAATLARSVGRLSGTHWTLLPPMAGRGHRYRALLSDDATLARTDPARLLASDVYPDGSMLPHTLFMAPVTLADGRPGFVFLDGEADQDARHGRASAASNRGASEELLDNSCAIAKPD; this comes from the coding sequence GTGCAAGCGCGTAATCTTCCCATCGTTGCGATGTTCCTGCTGGCGGCCATGCTGCCCGCGCTGCCGGCCGGCGCCGCGCCCCAGGCTGCGGTAAGACCCGTTCCCGGCCCGGGCTGGACCGTGCAGGAGAGCCGCGGCGTATTGTGGCGGGTGGTCCGGCAATGCGTGCGGACCGCGCAACACCGTGGCGTACCCGCGCAGGACAAGGACGACGGCGCGCGGCCGGCAGGGGCCGCGGACGGCACGGAGGCACCGCCGGGCCCGTACGCCGCGCCAGACGTCTCCCGGCCCAACGCCTGCGCCAGGGTCGATGTCCCGGGCGGATACATGGTCTTGAAGGACCATAGCCCCGGCAAGCCCTATGCGTTCCTGCTCCTGCCCACGGACCCTGTCACCGGCATCGAGGACTCGCGCCTTTGGGTGACCGGCGGACCCAATTACTGGCGGGCGGCTTACGAGAACCGCGGCTACGTGGAAAAAGTCCTGAAGCGTCCGCTGCATCGCACGCAGTTCGGCTTCGCCGCCAATTCCATCTATGGCCGCAGCCAGGACCAGCTGCATATCCACATCACCTGCCTGCGTCTGGACGTCGCGGCCACCCTGGCGCGCAGCGTCGGCCGCCTGAGCGGCACGCACTGGACCCTGCTGCCGCCGATGGCAGGACGTGGGCATCGATATCGTGCCCTGTTGTCGGATGACGCCACGCTGGCGCGCACGGACCCGGCGCGCCTGCTGGCCAGCGACGTCTATCCCGATGGCTCCATGCTGCCCCACACCTTGTTCATGGCGCCCGTCACGCTGGCCGATGGCCGGCCGGGCTTCGTCTTCCTGGATGGCGAAGCGGACCAGGATGCGCGGCATGGGCGCGCCAGCGCCGCCAGCAACCGCGGCGCGTCAGAGGAACTGCTTGACAACAGCTGCGCCATCGCCAAGCCGGATTGA
- the metF gene encoding methylenetetrahydrofolate reductase [NAD(P)H], which translates to MTDTNTPAYSLEFFPPRDIAAQERLLRAAKQMLAIHPRYVSVTFGAGGSTREGTAGTVRMLRNLGVDAAPHLSCVGATRADLRAILASYREEGVRQVVALRGDLPSGMGGDAGELKYARDLVAFIREETGDWFHIEVAAYPEMHPQADNPTSDLDHFVEKVRAGANSAITQYFFNPDAYFDFLERVAAKGVSVPIVPGIMPITNHTQLARFSQMCGAEIPRWIRLRLAEFGDDKASIRAFGVDVVTDLCRKLLDGGAPGLHFYTLNSAEAPMAIWKNLTAV; encoded by the coding sequence CTGGAATTCTTTCCGCCGCGCGACATCGCCGCGCAGGAGCGCCTGTTGCGTGCGGCCAAGCAGATGCTGGCCATCCACCCGCGCTATGTCAGCGTGACATTTGGCGCGGGCGGCTCCACCCGCGAAGGCACGGCCGGTACGGTGCGCATGCTGCGCAACCTGGGCGTGGACGCCGCGCCGCACCTGTCCTGCGTGGGCGCCACGCGGGCGGACCTGCGCGCCATCCTGGCGTCGTACCGCGAAGAAGGCGTGCGCCAGGTCGTCGCCCTGCGCGGCGACCTGCCTTCGGGCATGGGCGGCGATGCCGGCGAACTGAAATACGCGCGCGACCTGGTCGCCTTCATCCGCGAGGAAACCGGCGACTGGTTCCACATCGAAGTGGCCGCCTATCCCGAAATGCATCCGCAGGCGGACAACCCCACCAGCGACCTGGACCATTTCGTGGAAAAGGTGCGCGCGGGCGCCAATAGCGCGATCACGCAGTATTTCTTCAATCCCGACGCGTACTTCGATTTCCTGGAGCGCGTCGCGGCCAAGGGCGTGTCCGTGCCTATCGTGCCGGGCATCATGCCCATCACCAACCACACGCAGCTGGCGCGGTTCTCCCAGATGTGCGGGGCCGAGATCCCGCGCTGGATCCGCCTGCGCCTGGCCGAATTCGGCGACGACAAGGCATCGATCCGCGCCTTCGGCGTGGACGTGGTCACGGACCTGTGCCGCAAGCTGCTGGACGGCGGCGCGCCGGGGCTGCACTTCTATACGCTGAACAGCGCCGAGGCGCCGATGGCGATCTGGAAGAATCTGACCGCCGTGTGA